The Mycobacterium riyadhense sequence GCAACCGGACAGCTCACCTTGGCCGGCTCGGTCCCGATCGCCTTTGCCGAAGATGACATCGCGCGGCACCCACGAACAGTGCTGCCGCGGCACCCGAACGGCATGGTGATCACCGCGATCGGGCGCGATGGACGCGAATTGCACTCGGAGACCTACTTTTCCATCGGCGGTGGTTTCGTCATCACCGAATCCGAACCCGACCAGGCCGGCCCGGGCGCGGACACGCCATGGTCGTTCAGCTCGGCTGCGCAATTGCTCGCCCTGACCGACCGTCATCACGTGCGGATCAGTGACGTGATGCTGCGTCACGAGCTGGCAACCCGCTCCTACGCAGCCGTGCGTGAACAGCTGCTGCACCTGCGCGATGTCATGATCGCCTGCGAGCGCCGCGGTATCAGCCGGGACGGGTACCTGCCCGGCGACCTGCGGGTGCGCCGCCGAGCTCGGGGCTGGTACCTGCGACTCATTGACGAGGACCCCGGCCGCGATCCCGCCTTCGCCGAGGATTGGGTGAACCTGGTCGCCCTCGCGGTCAACGAGGAGAACGCGTCAGGAGGGCGCATCGTGACCGCCCCAACCAACGGTGCCGCGGGAATCATCCCAGCCGTCATGCACTACGCGGTGCACTACACCGGCAAGGGGACCGACGCCGATGACGTTGCGATGCGCTTCCTGCTGACCGCGGGTGCGATCGGCTCGCTCTACAAGGAGCGGGCATCGATCTCCGGGGCGGAGGTCGGCTGCCAGGGCGAGGTCGGGTCGGCCGCCTCCATGGCCGCCGGTGCCCTCGCCGAGATCCTTTGCGGCACACCGCGTCAAGTCGAGAACGCTGCCGAAATCGCGATGGAACACAGTCTTGGCCTGACCTGCGATCCGATTGCCGGCCTGGTACAGGTGCCCTGCATAGAACGAAACGCCATCTCGGCAGGCAAAGCCATCAACGCCGCTCGAATGGCGTTGCGCGGAGATGGCACCCACCGGGTCAGTCTCGACGAGGTGATCGCCACCATGCGGTCCACCGGCGCGGACATGAACACCAAGTACAAGGAAACCGCCACCGGCGGGCTCGCCGTCAATGTTCCGGTGAATCTGGTCGACTGTTGACGCGCAGGATGGACGTCATGACCGAGATGTCCGGGCCTTTTGAGGCCCGCCCGCCGTTTCCGCCGTTCACCCTCGATACCGCGATTCAGAAGGTACAGGCCGCAGAAGACGCCTGGAACACCCGCGACCCCGAGCACGTCAGCATGGCCTACACCGTCGACTCCCGGTGGCGAAACCGCGACGAGCACATTGTCGGCAGGGAGGAAATCGTGGCGTTCCTGAGTCGCAAATGGCAGCGCGAACTTGACTATTCGCTGCGCAAGAGCTTGTGGGATTTCCACGACAACCGCATTGCGGTGCGGTTTCAGTACGAATCTCGGGATCGCACCGGCCAGTGGTATCGCAGCTAGGGCAACGAACTGTGGGAATTCACCCCGACGGGCTTGATGGCGCGCCGCGAAGCCAGCATCAACGACGTGCCGATCGCCGAATCCGAGCGACGCTACTTCGGGTCGCGCCCGCTATCGGAGCACGGGCGGGATATTCCCCTGTGGTGACTCGGGCAGTTCGGTTGAGCTGGGCCGTTCGGTTAGGGTGTCTTCGCACACCGGCGATTGGCCGGCCGGTAACTCATGAATCAAGAAAGTAGATGTACGCGCCATGACAGATCCGGAGACCATGCTCGTTACGGTCGGGGTGGTGGCCGAGTCCGGGCCCGAGGAGCGGCGCGTTGCGCTGGTGCCCAAGGCGGTCGCTTCGCTGGTGAACAGTGGTTTGGCGGTCGTGGTTGAGGCTGGCGCGGGCGAGCGGGCGCTGCTTCCCGACGAGCTCTACCTGGACGCGGGTGCCAGCATCGGGGATGCGTGGGGCGCCGACATCGTCGTCAAGGTAGCGCCGCCCACCAAGGACGAGGTCGGCCGGCTGCGCAGCGGACAGACGCTGATCGGTTTCCTCGCACCCCGCGACGCCGACAACTCGATCGGCGCGCTGAAGCAAGCCGGTGTACAGGCGTTCGCGCTAGAGGCCATCCCGCGCATCTCGCGAGCCCAGGTAATGGATGCGCTGTCGTCACAGGCCAACGTGTCCGGCTACAAGGCGGTGTTGCTCGCGGCCACGGAATCGACCCGGTTCTTCCCGATGCTGACCACCGCGGCGGGCACGGTGAAACCGGCCACCGTGCTGGTGCTCGGAGTCGGCGTGGCCGGGCTGCAGGCGTTGGCGACGGCCAAACGCCTCGGTGCGCGCACCACCGGCTACGACGTGCGCCCCGAGGTAGCCGACCAGGTCCGTTCCGTGGGGGCGCAATGGCTTGATCTAGGCATCTCCGCGGCGGGCGAGGGCGGTTACGCGCGCGAGCTCACCGAAGATGAACGCGCCCAACAACAGAAGGCTCTGGAAGAGGCGATTAGCGGCTTCGACGTGGTGATCACCACCGCGCTGGTGCCGGGCCGGCCGGCGCCGCGGTTGGTGACGGCCGACGCGGTGGAAGCGATGAAGCCCGGCAGCGTGGTGGTGGACCTGGCCGGGGAGACCGGCGGCAACTGCGAGCTGACCGAGCCCGGACAGACCGTCGTCAAACACGACGTCACCATCGCGTCACCGCTCAACCTGCCCGCGACGATGCCCGAGCACGCCAGCGAGCTCTACAGCAAGAACATCACGGCGCTATTGGACCTGCTGGTCAAGGACGGCAAGCTGGCGCCCGACTTTGACGACGAAGTCATCGCGGAGTCATGTGTGACCCGAGAACAGAAAGCTTAGGTATGTACGACGAACTACTGGCCAATCTGGCGATCCTGGTGTTGTCCGGATTCGTTGGGTTCGCGGTGATCTCCAAGGTGCCCAACACGCTGCACACCCCGCTCATGTCGGGGACCAACGCCATCCACGGCATTGTGGTGCTCGGTGCGCTCGTGGTGTTCGGGGAGGTCGAGCACCCGTCGCTGGCCGTGCAGATCATCCTGTTCGTCGCGGTGGTGTTCGGCACGCTGAACGTCATCGGCGGGTTCATTGTCACCGACCGGATGTTGGGCATGTTCAAGGGCAAGAAGAAGGCGTCGGCCGACAAGGCCGAGAAAGCGGAGGCGGCCGCCAAATGAACTACTTGGTGATCGTCCTCTACATCCTTGCGTTTTCGCTGTTCATCTACGGTTTGATGGGCCTGACCGGGCCCAGGACCGCGGTGCGGGGCAACCTGATCGCAGCGGTGGGCATGGCCATCGCCGTGGCGGCGACGCTGGTCAAGATTCAGCACACCGATCAGTGGGTTCTGATCATTGCCGGCTTGGTGGTGGGTGTGGTGCTCGGCGTCCCGCCGGCACGGCTGACCAAGATGACCGCCATGCCGCAGTTGGTGGCGTTCTTCAACGGCGTCGGCGGCGGAACCGTCGCGCTCATCGCGCTGTCGGAATTCATCGAGACCAGCGGCTTTTCCGCGTTCCAGCATGGCGAGTCGCCGACCGTGCACATCGTGGTGGCCTCGCTGTTCGCCGCGATCATCGGATCGATCTCGTTCTGGGGTTCGATCATCGCGTTCGGCAAGTTGCAGGAAATTATCTCCGGCCGGCCGATCGGTATCGGAAAGGCGCAGCAGCCGTTCAACGTGCTGTTGCTGGTGGTGGCCGTCGCCGCCGCGGTGGTCATCGGTCTGGACGCGCATCCCGGGTCCGGCGGGGTGTCGCTGTGGTGGATGATCGGCCTGTTGGCCGCGGCCGGTGTGCTGGGTCTGATGGTGGTGTTGCCGATCGGTGGCGCTGACATGCCGGTGGTCATCTCGATGCTGAACGCCATGACCGGCCTCTCGGCCGCGGCGGCGGGCCTGGCGTTGAACAACACCGCAATGATCGTGGCGGGCATGATCGTCGGCGCGTCGGGTTCGATCCTGACCAACCTGATGGCCAAGGCAATGAACCGATCCATCCCGGCAATCGTCGCGGGCGGCTTTGGCGGTGGCGGCGTTGCCCCCAGCGGCGACGGCGGCGACAAACACGTCAAGTCCACTTCGGCCGCCGACGCCGCGATTCAGATGGCCTACGCGAACCAGGTGATTGTGGTGCCGGGCTACGGTTTGGCCGTCGCACAGGCCCAGCATGCCGTTAAAGATCTGGCCAGCCTGCTCGAAGACAAGGGTGTGCCGGTGAAATACGCGATTCACCCGGTTGCCGGCCGGATGCCTGGGCACATGAACGTGCTGTTGGCCGAGGCCGAGGTCGACTACGACGCGATGAAAGACATGGACGACATCAACGACGAATTCGCGCGCACCGACGTCACCATCGTCATCGGGGCCAACGACGTCACCAATCCGGCGGCCCGCAACGAGCAGTCCAGCCCGATCTACGGGATGCCGATACTCAACGTCGACAAGTCGAAGTCGGTGATTGTGCTCAAGCGGTCAATGAATTCCGGATTCGCCGGCATCGACAATCCGCTGTTCTATGCGGACGGCACCACCATGTTGTTCGGGGACGCAAAGAAATCGGTGACCGAGGTCGCCGAGGAACTCAAGGCTTTGTAGCTGGGGCTTGGGGATGGGCGCGAGTCAGGGCAAGCCGTTGATCCCGTTGCTGGCCCAACAGCTGCCCGCCGGTGCCGCGGGCACCAACGACATCTGCGACACCTCCCAGCACAATCACCACCAGCGTCTTGGAGCCAGTGCCCGGATACACAACCGTAGCCGATAGGGCGCCAACACATTACTGTTCGCCCGACGCTAGACCTAACGAGGAGCCGACGTTCAACAACCTTAACTTCGCGCTAGTGATCCTCGGCCTAGGGCGATCCGTTGATGCCGTCGACACCCAACAGCTGCCCGCCGGCGCCGCGGGTGCCGGCCTTGCCGAGAGTGGTAGCGAACCCGCCGTTGCCGCCGTTGCCGCCGACGCCGATTTGCCCCGCGTTGCCGCCGGTCCCGCCCGCCCCGCCGGTACCGCTAGAGAACGGGCGGCCCTGCCCGCCGGCGCCGCCAGCGCCGCCGTTGCCCAGCAGGTGTCCGGCCTTGCCGCCGTCCCCGCCGTCCCCGCCGAACCCTCCGTTGTGGCTCGCTCCTCCGGTCCCTCCGGTCCCCCCGTCGCCGAGCAGACCGGCGTTGCCGCCGGTCCCGCCGGCCCCGCCGCCACCGTTATTACTGAATCCGCCGGTCCCGCCGGTCCCGCCGGGGCCGAACAGCAGCCCGGCATGGCCACCTGCCCCGCCTGACCCGCCAGTGGTACCAAGGCAGGATCCACCGGCCCCACCGGCTCCGCCAGGGCCAAACAGCAGTCCGGCGTTGCCGCCGACGCCGCCTGCCCCGCCGCCACCGTTATTGCCGAATCCGCCGGTCCCGCCGGCCCCGCCGGGGCCGAACAGCAGCCCGGCATCGCCGCCGACTCCGCCGGCACCCCCATTGCCTAATTCGCCGAACCCGCCGGTGCCGCCTGCGCCGCCGCCGAGCAGCCCACCCGTCCCGCCGGCCCCACCAGCCCCACCGTTAGTCTGACCCCATCCGCCGGCGCCGCCGGTCCCCCCGGCGCCCCACAGTCCACCGATCCCGCCGGTCCCACCGGCGCCGCCGTTGCCGATGTTGCCGACGTCGCCGAATCCCCCGACGCCGCCAATCCCGCCGTCCCCGAACAGCATTCCGCCGGCCCCACCGGCCCCACCGGCCCCCCCGTTGCCAGTCGTGGATCCCCCGCCAGCCCCGCCGACCCCACCAGTGCCCCACAGCCCGGCGGCACCGCCGATCCCGCCGTCTTGGCCCGCCGCGCCGGAGCCACCGGCGCCACCATCGCCGAGCAGCCAGCCACCGGGTGCCCCGGCTTGCCCGCTGCCGGGGGCGGCATGTGCGCCGTTGCCGATCAGCGGGCGCCCGGTCAGTGTTACGACGGGGGCGTTAATCACATCGAACACTCCCTGTAGCGGTCCGCTAGCGCCGGTGGTGCCGGCGGGGCCCAGCGTCGCGCCCAGCCCGCCGTAGGCACCGTTGCCGGCACTGCCGATCAGCGCGGCGTTGCCACCGCCCCCGCCGGCACCGCCGGTGGTGACGCCCTGCCCGCCGGTGCCGCCACCCCCGCCATTGCCGATCAGCTGTCCGGCCTTGCCGCCGGTCCCGCCGGCCCCGCCGCCGGCGCTGACGCTGGATCCGCCGACCCCGCCAATCCCGCCGTTGCCGATCAACTGTCCGGCGGTGCCGCCGTGCCCGCCGGCCCCGCCGGCCCCGCTCTCACTGGTTCCGCCGGTGCCGCCGGCCCCGCCGTTGCCGATCAGCTGTCCGGCGTTACCGCCGTCCCCGCCTGCCCCGCCCGTGCCGCCGAGGCTGGATCCGCCGACACCGCCCGCCCCGCCGCCGCCGATCAGGCCGGCGTTGCCACCGGCTCCGCCCGCCCCGCCGTCGGTGAAGGCGCCGACCCCGCCAGTCCCGCCGGCCCCGCCGCTGCCGAACAACAGGCCGCCGTCCCCGCCGGCTCCACCAGCGCCCCCGACGCCGCCGCTGGCGAATCCGCCGGGGCCGCCGTCGCCGCCGGCGGCCCCGATCAGCCCGCCCAGCAGCCCACCGGTTCCGCCAACCCCCCCGGCGCCGCCAAACTGACCGCTTCCGCCGCTTCCGCCGGCCCCACCGGCACCAAACAGCCCACCGGACCCACCGGCACCACCGGCCCCACCGGTTTGGCCGATGATGGATGTAGACCCGCCGGATCCCCCGGTGCCGCCGTTGCCCCACAGCAAGCCACCAGCCCCACCAGCCCCACCGTCGCCGGTCCCGCGTCCGCCCGCCCCGCCGGCCCCGCCGGTGCCGATTAGCCCGGCCGCCCCACCATTGCCACCCCGCTGGCCGGTCGCGCCCGAGCCGCCAGCCCCACCATTGCCCAGCAGCCAGCCACCCGGCGCCCCGTCCTGCCCACTGCCCGGGGCGCCGCTGGCGCCATTGCCGATCAACGG is a genomic window containing:
- a CDS encoding L-serine ammonia-lyase, with translation MTISVFDLFKVGIGPSSSHTVGPMLAAARFVADLDRRGMLADVSSLRVDLYGSLAATAVGHGTMPAILLGLEGYYPDTIESDEMEQRLAALRATGQLTLAGSVPIAFAEDDIARHPRTVLPRHPNGMVITAIGRDGRELHSETYFSIGGGFVITESEPDQAGPGADTPWSFSSAAQLLALTDRHHVRISDVMLRHELATRSYAAVREQLLHLRDVMIACERRGISRDGYLPGDLRVRRRARGWYLRLIDEDPGRDPAFAEDWVNLVALAVNEENASGGRIVTAPTNGAAGIIPAVMHYAVHYTGKGTDADDVAMRFLLTAGAIGSLYKERASISGAEVGCQGEVGSAASMAAGALAEILCGTPRQVENAAEIAMEHSLGLTCDPIAGLVQVPCIERNAISAGKAINAARMALRGDGTHRVSLDEVIATMRSTGADMNTKYKETATGGLAVNVPVNLVDC
- a CDS encoding NAD(P)(+) transhydrogenase (Re/Si-specific) subunit beta codes for the protein MNYLVIVLYILAFSLFIYGLMGLTGPRTAVRGNLIAAVGMAIAVAATLVKIQHTDQWVLIIAGLVVGVVLGVPPARLTKMTAMPQLVAFFNGVGGGTVALIALSEFIETSGFSAFQHGESPTVHIVVASLFAAIIGSISFWGSIIAFGKLQEIISGRPIGIGKAQQPFNVLLLVVAVAAAVVIGLDAHPGSGGVSLWWMIGLLAAAGVLGLMVVLPIGGADMPVVISMLNAMTGLSAAAAGLALNNTAMIVAGMIVGASGSILTNLMAKAMNRSIPAIVAGGFGGGGVAPSGDGGDKHVKSTSAADAAIQMAYANQVIVVPGYGLAVAQAQHAVKDLASLLEDKGVPVKYAIHPVAGRMPGHMNVLLAEAEVDYDAMKDMDDINDEFARTDVTIVIGANDVTNPAARNEQSSPIYGMPILNVDKSKSVIVLKRSMNSGFAGIDNPLFYADGTTMLFGDAKKSVTEVAEELKAL
- a CDS encoding NAD(P) transhydrogenase subunit alpha, with the translated sequence MYDELLANLAILVLSGFVGFAVISKVPNTLHTPLMSGTNAIHGIVVLGALVVFGEVEHPSLAVQIILFVAVVFGTLNVIGGFIVTDRMLGMFKGKKKASADKAEKAEAAAK
- a CDS encoding PGRS repeat-containing protein — its product is MLDAVNAQTVVATGRPLIGNGASGAPGSGQDGAPGGWLLGNGGAGGSGATGQRGGNGGAAGLIGTGGAGGAGGRGTGDGGAGGAGGLLWGNGGTGGSGGSTSIIGQTGGAGGAGGSGGLFGAGGAGGSGGSGQFGGAGGVGGTGGLLGGLIGAAGGDGGPGGFASGGVGGAGGAGGDGGLLFGSGGAGGTGGVGAFTDGGAGGAGGNAGLIGGGGAGGVGGSSLGGTGGAGGDGGNAGQLIGNGGAGGTGGTSESGAGGAGGHGGTAGQLIGNGGIGGVGGSSVSAGGGAGGTGGKAGQLIGNGGGGGTGGQGVTTGGAGGGGGNAALIGSAGNGAYGGLGATLGPAGTTGASGPLQGVFDVINAPVVTLTGRPLIGNGAHAAPGSGQAGAPGGWLLGDGGAGGSGAAGQDGGIGGAAGLWGTGGVGGAGGGSTTGNGGAGGAGGAGGMLFGDGGIGGVGGFGDVGNIGNGGAGGTGGIGGLWGAGGTGGAGGWGQTNGGAGGAGGTGGLLGGGAGGTGGFGELGNGGAGGVGGDAGLLFGPGGAGGTGGFGNNGGGGAGGVGGNAGLLFGPGGAGGAGGSCLGTTGGSGGAGGHAGLLFGPGGTGGTGGFSNNGGGGAGGTGGNAGLLGDGGTGGTGGASHNGGFGGDGGDGGKAGHLLGNGGAGGAGGQGRPFSSGTGGAGGTGGNAGQIGVGGNGGNGGFATTLGKAGTRGAGGQLLGVDGINGSP
- a CDS encoding Re/Si-specific NAD(P)(+) transhydrogenase subunit alpha, producing MTDPETMLVTVGVVAESGPEERRVALVPKAVASLVNSGLAVVVEAGAGERALLPDELYLDAGASIGDAWGADIVVKVAPPTKDEVGRLRSGQTLIGFLAPRDADNSIGALKQAGVQAFALEAIPRISRAQVMDALSSQANVSGYKAVLLAATESTRFFPMLTTAAGTVKPATVLVLGVGVAGLQALATAKRLGARTTGYDVRPEVADQVRSVGAQWLDLGISAAGEGGYARELTEDERAQQQKALEEAISGFDVVITTALVPGRPAPRLVTADAVEAMKPGSVVVDLAGETGGNCELTEPGQTVVKHDVTIASPLNLPATMPEHASELYSKNITALLDLLVKDGKLAPDFDDEVIAESCVTREQKA